One Nymphaea colorata isolate Beijing-Zhang1983 chromosome 12, ASM883128v2, whole genome shotgun sequence genomic window, GCAGAATTCTTTAAAGTGGTACATTGATTAAGTAGAATACACCAATCGCACAGCTGAAGAATTTCATAGTATCGATGCAATAACCCCAAGCACCACAAAAGAACCAACCCCTGAAAGCAGCCACTGATACAGAAGCAAAGGCAGCTCATTTGAAGTTAATGAGAAAGCAGGAGAAGACATTAGGTGACAGCAGAAGGCTGCCGGAATCATTTCTCAGACTGACGACCAGTTCAAGATGCATTAGTTACAGGAGCAAGTGCTTGTCAACTTCACGTCTTTACGGTTTATAACTAGCATTTTAATCACAACAGAATTCAAGTTATTTAACGACAATGTTATTCAGGGAAGCATCCTACATAGGCACATCTCCTCCAACAAGATAAATaagatcaccaccaccatcacgaTCATCATCATTATTTTTCACATCTCATGGTTGCAGTAAACGGAGATGGCTAAAGTAAAAAAGAATCTCAGGAAGAGCAAAAATCGAACAGACCAGAGAATATAGACGAGCACTTTACCTCAAAGAAAACAAGCCCCGGCTCCATGGGCATAAGATCTTCTTCCATAACCTCACCGTTTGTAAGATCAAAAGACTCAAAGCTAGGTATCCTTTGATTTTTATTAATGGAATCATAACCACCGCGTTCATGTAAAGAGCCATTTAAATTTGTTGATGAAGCTTCCTTTTTCTGATGCATCTCACCATAAGGATTCAAAGTCgcccattttatttttctctggAGATGATTAGTACCATCAGAAGATGGAACCTTCTCAAGGAATGAAAGGGTATAGCAGTCATATAGGTTCtcatttttgttatcaattCCAACAGGCTCCATGCAAGCAGTAATTGGTGAGAATACTGCACCAACTCCTTTCCATATGCCGCTAACGCTGCTAAGAAATGTATCCCATAATGGTCTTATAACGGGCTCCTGAATATTAAAGATTGAAAATTGGAGAAAACTAAATATTAGCATCGGAGATAATGAACAAGAAGCTTCAATATACGCTTAACTAACACTCTCACGCACATACTGGCATACCTACATGCATaaaatttcaagtgaggaaCAAAGGGAAGCTCCCCACCTGCGTCTGCAGAACGGTTTCGACTTCCACTAGCATCGAATCGGACACCATGACTCTGGagttctttcccttcttccgaAACCTCTTGACCCTCCTTCTCTGGTGCGAGTCCGTGTTCTTCTTCCCCTCCCGTCCTGCAAGCGCATTATCGACGCTCCATACGTTGTCCTTACCCCTGAGTTTGAGGGTTGGTGTCCCCCTGCGGCCTCTGCCTCTCCCCCCTCCTCGCGAGTTGCCGTTAGCCACGCACATGAAGGGCGACGACGACGTCTTCCACGGGAAGAATAACGCCAACTGATGTTGCTGGCTGGGTTTGGAGAATGGCGGGCGGAAATCTCTCGACCCTCCTCGGAAGAGGAGACTCTGGTGTTGGGCATGCATCTTTCTTTCAACGCTATCTCCCTCCACTACCACCCCTCCTCCTCGACAGACGAGTTGATGCTGAATTAGGCAACAGAAGTTAGAAACGTGTTGGTCTTCCGTCCCTCCATCCCTCTCCTCATCGGTTCTCACTTTCTCTGCTATATCCACTCGGACTCGTGATGAACTGCATTGAGTCCGGACGAGCGGCTTCCACCGGTTTCGGGTTTTC contains:
- the LOC116265192 gene encoding uncharacterized protein LOC116265192; its protein translation is MFDPTKTRNRWKPLVRTQCSSSRVRVDIAEKVRTDEERDGGTEDQHVSNFCCLIQHQLVCRGGGVVVEGDSVERKMHAQHQSLLFRGGSRDFRPPFSKPSQQHQLALFFPWKTSSSPFMCVANGNSRGGGRGRGRRGTPTLKLRGKDNVWSVDNALAGREGKKNTDSHQRRRVKRFRKKGKNSRVMVSDSMLVEVETVLQTQEPVIRPLWDTFLSSVSGIWKGVGAVFSPITACMEPVGIDNKNENLYDCYTLSFLEKVPSSDGTNHLQRKIKWATLNPYGEMHQKKEASSTNLNGSLHERGGYDSINKNQRIPSFESFDLTNGEVMEEDLMPMEPGLVFFEDGSYSRGPVEIPVGAADDSTYFLSPTFRFEQCLVKGCHKRLRIVHTIEFKDGGSDIQIIRVALYEEQWVCPTNVQDESDVEFDLKPFSQCKRIQPSDLAGSWKVFETSATVIYEESTSEAKSAAEVGRPPYVYLCMETLKKRSLPENPIYFGEEELLDMEEVTILWLPGGVTGYVDVKDGILCIGVGWYSDEGINLVMERDYGVDGKLKEVRWKTELKRRWSDPAPL